In Microbacterium maritypicum, the following are encoded in one genomic region:
- a CDS encoding DUF4166 domain-containing protein: protein MTTSTGIFERSLGDDFARLHPQLQRRFGVGVEAGYGCIGRGTMTEVRRGPWWTLPFLLIGTFRNILFPERGRDVPFRIDNHAYLDDFGRETVTFVRTMEVRPGRRRRFDATMIYSDARRRVVDYLGTHQHLAVDLDLAVTDDGALQLTSGEQRFYEGPLAFRFPMLFSGRARLRERYDDEQQRFLIDLEIHNDILGFLFGYRGAFTCEFVEGPAPATVKPYREELRE, encoded by the coding sequence ATGACGACGTCGACCGGTATCTTCGAGCGCTCGCTCGGAGACGATTTCGCCCGGCTCCACCCGCAGCTCCAGCGTCGCTTCGGGGTCGGCGTCGAGGCCGGGTACGGCTGCATCGGACGCGGCACGATGACGGAGGTGCGTCGTGGCCCCTGGTGGACGCTGCCCTTCCTGCTGATCGGGACGTTCCGGAACATCCTCTTCCCGGAGCGCGGACGCGATGTCCCGTTCCGGATCGACAACCATGCGTACCTCGATGATTTCGGCCGTGAGACCGTGACGTTCGTCCGGACGATGGAAGTGCGCCCCGGGCGTCGCCGACGCTTCGACGCCACCATGATCTACAGCGATGCCCGCCGTCGAGTGGTCGACTATCTGGGCACGCATCAGCACCTGGCGGTCGACCTCGACCTGGCCGTCACCGACGACGGCGCTCTGCAGCTGACCTCCGGCGAGCAGCGGTTCTACGAGGGGCCTCTCGCCTTCCGATTCCCGATGCTGTTCAGCGGGCGGGCGCGTCTGCGGGAGAGATACGACGATGAGCAGCAGCGGTTCCTGATCGATCTCGAGATCCACAACGACATCCTCGGATTCCTGTTCGGCTACCGCGGCGCGTTCACGTGCGAGTTCGTCGAGGGGCCGGCGCCTGCGACCGTCAAGCCCTATCGTGAGGAGCTTCGCGAATGA
- a CDS encoding exodeoxyribonuclease III yields MPHLRIATVNVNGIRAAARNGMSSWLDEAGIDILTLQEVRGQDEHLEAALPGWSFVHDEATAKGRAGVAIASRTPAIASRTEFGAADFDSKGRWIEADYLLGDRPLTVVSAYVHSGEADTPKQDEKWKFLDAFGTRLGELGADGALALVTGDLNVGHRELDIKNWRGNRKKAGFLPRERAYFDRFLGESGAEITAVDGTIGTGLGWVDVGRRFHGEIDGPYTWWSMRGQAFDNDSGWRIDYHLATPALAERVATYHVARAAAYDQRWSDHAPVVVDYSY; encoded by the coding sequence ATGCCTCATCTGCGTATCGCCACGGTCAATGTCAACGGAATCCGAGCCGCAGCTCGCAACGGGATGAGCAGCTGGCTCGACGAGGCCGGAATCGACATCCTCACGCTCCAGGAGGTGCGCGGGCAGGACGAGCACCTCGAAGCCGCGCTGCCCGGCTGGTCGTTCGTGCACGACGAGGCCACCGCCAAGGGTCGCGCGGGCGTCGCCATCGCGAGTCGTACGCCGGCCATCGCGTCGCGCACCGAGTTCGGTGCTGCGGACTTCGACTCGAAGGGCCGCTGGATCGAGGCTGACTACCTGCTCGGAGACCGCCCGCTCACCGTCGTGAGCGCGTACGTGCACTCCGGCGAGGCCGACACCCCGAAGCAGGACGAGAAGTGGAAGTTCCTCGACGCGTTCGGCACGCGGCTCGGCGAACTCGGCGCCGACGGTGCGCTCGCCCTCGTCACCGGGGACCTCAACGTCGGGCACCGTGAGCTCGACATCAAGAACTGGCGTGGCAACCGCAAGAAGGCCGGATTCCTGCCCCGTGAGCGTGCCTACTTCGACCGCTTCCTCGGCGAGTCGGGCGCAGAGATCACCGCCGTCGACGGCACGATCGGCACGGGCCTCGGGTGGGTCGACGTCGGCCGCCGCTTCCACGGCGAGATCGACGGGCCGTACACATGGTGGTCGATGCGCGGTCAGGCATTCGACAACGACTCGGGGTGGCGCATCGACTACCACCTCGCCACGCCGGCACTCGCCGAGCGCGTCGCGACCTATCACGTCGCCCGCGCGGCGGCCTACGACCAACGCTGGAGCGATCACGCTCCGGTCGTCGTCGACTACTCGTACTGA
- a CDS encoding IclR family transcriptional regulator, with protein MDDDTREGRDPAPAVTRSIRLLGLLADAGGPRTLTELAGELGLAKSSTANLCLALEAGGMVDRTPQGYRLGVRTAELGGAFAAQFNQVREFYSVCEASPQLASELVQVAMLDGTDALYLARHEGSRSLRLGTPLGSRLPAPLSATGRALLAAMTDAEVIELLGEAAVFPSLTERSATTMAGLLEVLATARRRGWALDAEESFRGIVGVAVPLEGWAPTDPPLALGVAIRAAEADYERIERVGEALRAAAAALTNPFSTAVRR; from the coding sequence ATGGACGACGACACCCGCGAGGGGCGCGATCCCGCGCCTGCCGTCACCCGCAGCATCCGCCTGCTCGGCCTCCTCGCCGACGCCGGTGGCCCCCGGACGCTGACCGAACTCGCCGGCGAACTCGGGCTGGCGAAGTCGTCGACCGCGAATCTGTGCCTCGCTCTCGAGGCCGGGGGCATGGTCGACCGCACGCCGCAGGGCTATCGTCTGGGAGTGCGCACCGCCGAGCTCGGGGGTGCGTTCGCGGCGCAGTTCAACCAGGTGCGCGAGTTCTACAGCGTGTGCGAGGCTTCGCCGCAGCTGGCTTCCGAGCTCGTGCAGGTCGCCATGCTCGACGGCACGGATGCGCTCTACCTCGCCAGGCACGAGGGGTCACGGTCGCTGCGACTGGGAACCCCGCTGGGCTCGCGGCTCCCCGCGCCGCTCTCGGCCACCGGGCGCGCGCTGCTCGCCGCCATGACCGATGCCGAGGTCATCGAGCTCCTCGGCGAGGCCGCGGTCTTCCCGTCGCTGACGGAGCGGAGCGCGACGACCATGGCGGGGCTGCTGGAAGTGCTCGCCACCGCCCGTCGGCGGGGCTGGGCGCTGGATGCGGAGGAGTCCTTCCGCGGCATCGTCGGCGTCGCCGTCCCGCTCGAGGGCTGGGCGCCGACCGATCCGCCGCTGGCTCTCGGCGTCGCCATCCGCGCCGCCGAGGCGGACTACGAGCGCATCGAGCGCGTGGGCGAGGCGCTGCGCGCGGCTGCCGCGGCGTTGACGAACCCCTTCAGCACCGCCGTTCGTCGCTGA
- a CDS encoding MFS transporter, which yields MAVTDHRTSARAVSDDPEYAANLRRATLASSIGSALEYFDFALYGLSTALIFNVLFFPQDDPAMATVAAFATFGVGFLARPFGGLFFGVLGDKLGRKWVLVATIVLMGGASTAIGLLPTYEAIGLWAPILLVLMRLLQGFGAGAEQAGATVLMAEYAPVKRRGFFSALPFVGIQAGTLLAAVVFGLITLLPEDQLLSWGWRVPFLASFALILLALFIRMRLRETPTFVELEKHEQIADRPIKEIFTHGLPGVIVGIGLRMAENGGSYMFQTLGLAFFVTVVGDSADKSLLTWGVTLGSLIGVFSVPFTGHLSDRFGRRTVYRFGAVFMLVYTFPAWWLLSLGNYAVAIGVIAIGIGVAVNSMLGPQCAMLPELFGNRHRYLGVAMAREISAVLAGGLAGVLGAYLIAVSDGNWVLLAIYMAVLAIITTASTFLAPETLRRDLTRIDDAIKVSREEGGDDVFATTVSIKAVGR from the coding sequence ATGGCAGTGACCGACCACCGCACCTCAGCACGCGCAGTGTCCGATGACCCGGAGTACGCGGCGAATCTGCGCCGCGCGACGCTCGCGTCCAGCATCGGCAGCGCGCTCGAGTACTTCGACTTCGCGCTCTACGGGCTCTCGACGGCATTGATCTTCAACGTCCTGTTCTTCCCACAGGACGACCCCGCCATGGCCACGGTCGCCGCGTTCGCGACCTTCGGCGTCGGCTTCCTCGCGCGACCGTTCGGAGGCCTGTTCTTCGGCGTCCTGGGCGACAAGCTCGGGCGCAAGTGGGTCCTGGTCGCCACGATCGTCCTGATGGGCGGGGCATCGACCGCGATCGGTCTGCTGCCCACCTACGAGGCGATTGGGCTCTGGGCCCCGATCCTGCTGGTGCTGATGCGCCTCCTCCAGGGCTTCGGTGCCGGTGCCGAGCAGGCAGGCGCGACGGTGCTGATGGCCGAGTACGCGCCGGTCAAGCGCCGCGGGTTCTTCTCCGCGCTGCCGTTCGTCGGCATCCAGGCCGGAACCCTGCTCGCCGCGGTCGTCTTCGGGCTGATCACCCTGCTCCCCGAGGACCAGCTGCTGAGCTGGGGATGGCGCGTGCCGTTCCTCGCCTCGTTCGCGCTGATCCTCCTCGCCCTGTTCATCCGGATGCGGTTGCGCGAGACGCCGACCTTCGTCGAGCTCGAGAAGCACGAGCAGATCGCCGATCGCCCCATCAAGGAGATCTTCACGCACGGCCTCCCCGGCGTCATCGTCGGCATCGGTCTGCGGATGGCCGAGAACGGCGGCTCCTACATGTTCCAGACCCTCGGTCTCGCCTTCTTCGTCACGGTGGTCGGGGACAGTGCCGACAAGAGCCTGCTCACGTGGGGCGTCACCCTCGGATCGCTGATCGGCGTCTTCTCCGTGCCGTTCACCGGACACCTCTCCGACCGCTTCGGGCGCCGTACGGTGTACCGGTTCGGCGCCGTCTTCATGCTCGTCTATACGTTCCCCGCGTGGTGGCTGCTGTCACTCGGCAACTACGCCGTGGCCATCGGTGTGATCGCGATCGGCATCGGCGTCGCCGTGAACAGCATGCTCGGACCGCAGTGCGCCATGCTCCCCGAGCTCTTCGGCAACCGTCACCGCTACCTCGGCGTCGCGATGGCTCGCGAGATCTCGGCCGTGCTCGCCGGCGGCCTCGCCGGTGTCCTCGGTGCGTACCTGATCGCGGTGAGCGACGGGAACTGGGTGCTCCTGGCGATCTACATGGCCGTGCTCGCCATCATCACGACCGCCTCGACGTTCCTCGCCCCGGAGACGCTCCGCCGCGATCTCACCCGCATCGACGACGCGATCAAGGTCTCCCGCGAAGAGGGCGGCGACGACGTCTTCGCCACGACGGTCTCGATCAAGGCCGTCGGACGGTGA
- a CDS encoding fumarylacetoacetate hydrolase family protein, producing MRLGGVASAAGPRWVRETDHGLIPISDPFLAFAEGRAPDDEGDAVEGTVVAPVDPLVIVGIAQNGPDHTSPVQAWLKSPRTVIGSGAEVALRRDAGAPVAEGEIAVVIGRATHGLTAQNAHEYVLGVTAVNDLSSPDRAHSDPRNFESKSGEGYTPLGPWIDTAVGIDDVDLDVEVDGLLVARTGSRQLPMPIRDCLAYVAAWSVLGPGDVVMTGAPHSQAPVHPGQRVTIRVAGVELVTAFV from the coding sequence ATGCGGCTCGGTGGAGTCGCGTCCGCCGCGGGCCCCCGGTGGGTGCGTGAGACGGACCACGGGCTCATCCCGATCTCGGACCCGTTCCTCGCGTTCGCCGAGGGCCGCGCCCCGGATGACGAGGGTGACGCCGTCGAAGGAACCGTCGTCGCGCCGGTCGACCCCCTCGTCATCGTCGGGATCGCCCAGAACGGCCCCGACCACACCTCGCCGGTGCAGGCGTGGCTCAAGAGCCCGCGGACCGTGATCGGAAGCGGAGCGGAGGTCGCCCTGCGGCGCGATGCGGGCGCCCCGGTGGCCGAGGGCGAGATCGCCGTTGTGATCGGCCGGGCGACCCACGGATTGACGGCTCAGAATGCCCACGAGTATGTGCTCGGCGTCACGGCCGTGAACGATCTCTCCAGCCCCGACCGCGCGCACAGCGATCCCCGCAACTTCGAATCCAAGTCGGGGGAGGGATACACGCCACTCGGCCCGTGGATCGATACCGCGGTGGGGATCGACGACGTCGACCTCGACGTCGAGGTCGACGGGCTCCTCGTCGCCCGGACCGGGAGCCGGCAGCTGCCGATGCCGATCCGAGACTGCCTCGCGTATGTCGCGGCGTGGTCCGTGCTGGGGCCCGGCGACGTCGTGATGACCGGCGCCCCGCATTCGCAGGCGCCGGTGCATCCCGGCCAGCGCGTGACGATCAGGGTGGCCGGAGTCGAGCTGGTCACGGCGTTCGTCTGA
- the trpS gene encoding tryptophan--tRNA ligase, whose product MTKPRLYSGMQPSADSLQIGNYIGALLQWRDLQSSYDAYFSVVDLHALTVAQDPAELREKTRRTAAQYIAAGIEPSLSTLYVQSHVRAHAELAWILSTITGFGEAGRMTQFKDKSTRYGADATSVGLFTYPVLMAADILLYQTDVVPVGDDQKQHVELTRDLAERFNSRFGETFTVPMPVIQKETARIYDLQNPTAKMSKSAESDAGVLWMLDDPAKSAKKIMRAVTDNEGSVRFDRENKPGVSNLLTIYAALSGRQVAAIEDEYAGRGYGDFKKGLAEVVVNEFEPVRARALELLDDPAELDRILAENAGRADAVADATLSNVYDRVGLLRRV is encoded by the coding sequence GTGACGAAACCGCGCCTTTACTCCGGAATGCAGCCCTCCGCCGACTCCCTCCAGATCGGCAACTACATCGGCGCGCTGCTCCAGTGGCGAGACCTGCAGAGCTCCTACGATGCCTACTTCTCGGTCGTCGACCTGCACGCGCTCACCGTCGCACAGGACCCGGCAGAACTCCGTGAGAAGACACGTCGCACCGCCGCGCAGTACATCGCCGCGGGCATCGAGCCGTCGCTGTCGACCCTGTACGTGCAGTCCCATGTGCGCGCGCACGCCGAGCTCGCTTGGATCCTCAGCACGATCACCGGTTTCGGCGAGGCCGGCCGCATGACGCAGTTCAAGGACAAGTCGACACGGTACGGAGCCGATGCCACCAGCGTCGGCCTGTTCACGTATCCGGTCCTCATGGCCGCCGACATCCTGCTCTACCAGACCGATGTGGTGCCGGTGGGCGACGACCAGAAGCAGCACGTCGAGCTCACCCGTGATCTCGCCGAACGCTTCAACTCCCGCTTCGGCGAGACATTCACGGTGCCGATGCCGGTCATCCAGAAGGAGACCGCGCGCATCTACGACCTGCAGAACCCGACCGCCAAGATGTCGAAGTCGGCGGAGAGCGACGCGGGAGTCCTGTGGATGCTCGACGACCCGGCGAAGTCGGCGAAGAAGATCATGCGCGCGGTGACCGACAACGAGGGCTCCGTGCGCTTCGACCGGGAGAACAAGCCCGGTGTCTCGAACCTCCTCACGATCTACGCGGCCCTCAGCGGCCGCCAGGTCGCCGCGATCGAGGACGAGTACGCGGGTCGCGGCTACGGCGACTTCAAGAAGGGCCTCGCCGAGGTGGTCGTGAACGAGTTCGAGCCCGTGCGCGCGCGTGCACTCGAACTGCTCGACGATCCTGCAGAGCTCGACCGCATCCTGGCCGAGAACGCCGGCCGCGCGGACGCCGTCGCCGATGCGACCCTCTCGAACGTGTACGACCGCGTGGGGCTCCTCCGGCGCGTCTGA
- a CDS encoding gluconokinase has protein sequence MSVRIVVMGPSGCGKSTVGSALAESMGARFIDGDDLHPLTNVEKMAAGIPLDDADRMPWLRTVGATLHGEDRIVIACSALRRRYRDAIREESPDTFFVELVVDRATLEARLTQRAEHFMPASLLDSQLETLESLQDGEAGVRVSASLALDEELRLIREAVQASAL, from the coding sequence ATGAGTGTGCGCATCGTCGTGATGGGTCCCAGCGGCTGCGGCAAGTCCACTGTCGGCAGTGCGCTCGCGGAGAGCATGGGGGCGCGCTTCATCGACGGCGATGACCTGCATCCGCTGACGAACGTCGAGAAGATGGCCGCCGGCATCCCGCTCGACGACGCCGACCGGATGCCGTGGCTTCGCACGGTCGGAGCGACGCTCCACGGCGAGGACCGGATCGTCATCGCCTGCTCCGCGCTGCGTCGTCGCTATCGGGATGCGATCCGCGAAGAGTCGCCGGACACGTTCTTCGTGGAGCTGGTGGTGGATCGCGCCACTCTGGAGGCGCGGCTGACGCAGCGCGCAGAGCACTTCATGCCCGCATCGCTGCTGGATTCCCAGCTGGAGACCCTGGAGTCGCTGCAGGACGGCGAAGCCGGAGTCCGCGTGTCCGCGTCACTCGCTCTGGATGAGGAGCTTCGCCTCATCCGCGAAGCGGTGCAGGCGTCGGCTCTCTGA
- a CDS encoding 50S ribosomal protein L25/general stress protein Ctc, whose amino-acid sequence MSEDTKVQAELRESFGKGFARRLRAAGKIPAVIYGHGTEPVHVALPGHQVSLIIRRANALLELDIEGKSQLALVKDVQRDPVHQIIEHIDLLVVKKGEKVAIDVPIIVTGESASGTIVNLDATTLSIEAEATHIPQNIEVSVEGLEEGAHITGADVKLPKGSTLLSDPEVLVVAISVPAAPTEDDAEGESTEAAEAAEEAAAE is encoded by the coding sequence ATGTCTGAAGACACCAAGGTCCAGGCCGAGCTCCGCGAGAGCTTCGGCAAGGGCTTCGCCCGCCGCCTCCGCGCCGCCGGCAAGATCCCCGCCGTCATCTACGGCCACGGCACCGAACCGGTGCACGTCGCGCTGCCGGGCCACCAGGTCTCGCTCATCATCCGCCGCGCCAACGCGCTGCTCGAGCTCGACATCGAGGGCAAGAGCCAGCTCGCCCTCGTCAAGGATGTCCAGCGCGACCCGGTACACCAGATCATCGAGCACATCGACCTGCTCGTCGTGAAGAAGGGCGAGAAGGTCGCGATCGACGTGCCGATCATCGTCACCGGTGAGTCGGCTTCCGGCACCATCGTGAACCTCGACGCGACCACGCTCTCGATCGAGGCCGAGGCCACGCACATCCCGCAGAACATCGAGGTCTCGGTCGAGGGACTGGAAGAGGGCGCGCACATCACCGGCGCCGACGTGAAGCTCCCCAAGGGCTCCACGCTGCTCTCCGACCCCGAGGTCCTCGTCGTCGCGATCTCCGTCCCGGCCGCACCCACCGAGGATGACGCCGAGGGCGAGAGCACCGAGGCCGCCGAGGCTGCCGAAGAGGCTGCCGCGGAGTGA
- the pth gene encoding aminoacyl-tRNA hydrolase has product MASTWLVVGLGNPGPRYETTRHNIGQMVVDELASRRSEAFREHKGGARVVETWLRPGSDKLVLAKPNTFMNVSGTPVAALARFYSVPAEQVVVVHDELDIPFDTVKLKIGGGHGGHNGVRDVARALGTAEFPRVRVGIGRPVGRQDPADWVLSPFGKEERPNLPILVDDAADAVELLVGEGLLAAQQKHHAPR; this is encoded by the coding sequence ATGGCATCGACCTGGCTCGTGGTGGGACTCGGCAACCCGGGCCCGCGATATGAGACCACCCGGCACAACATCGGTCAGATGGTGGTCGATGAGCTGGCCTCGCGACGCAGCGAGGCGTTCCGGGAGCACAAGGGGGGAGCGCGCGTCGTCGAGACGTGGCTGCGTCCTGGCTCGGACAAGCTCGTCCTGGCCAAGCCGAACACCTTCATGAACGTCTCGGGCACCCCGGTCGCGGCATTGGCGCGCTTCTACTCGGTGCCCGCAGAACAGGTCGTCGTCGTGCACGACGAACTCGACATCCCCTTCGACACGGTCAAGCTCAAGATCGGCGGGGGGCACGGCGGCCATAACGGGGTGCGGGACGTCGCTCGGGCGCTCGGAACAGCGGAGTTCCCCCGTGTGCGCGTGGGGATCGGTCGACCTGTCGGCCGCCAGGATCCCGCTGACTGGGTGCTCTCACCCTTCGGCAAAGAGGAACGGCCGAACCTGCCGATCCTCGTCGATGATGCCGCCGATGCGGTCGAGCTCCTCGTCGGTGAAGGACTTCTCGCGGCGCAGCAGAAGCACCACGCACCGCGCTGA
- a CDS encoding alcohol dehydrogenase catalytic domain-containing protein, with amino-acid sequence MVDNLAVVAHAADDLRIEDIGAPAPRSDEAVVDVAYGGICGSDLHYFRHGAAGASVLREPMVLGHEVAGVVAVAAADGSGPVVGTAVAVHPLTAHGDGRTPWPSDQPNLAPASTYLGSAMHLPHTQGAFARRVAMPTRMLHPLPAGIDLRTAALAEPAAVAWHALQRAGDVRGRRVVVIGAGPIGQLVAAVAQRGGAASVTVTDLQQRPREIAEARGIRSLDARAEAEIAELHADVVVESSGTVPGLSAAVSAAIRGGTVVLLGLQRGGDVPAPLATAITRELTLRGSFRFGDEFDDVIAALADGSLDVRGIISEVLPVEDAHDAFALAADPASSCKVLIDFGLEI; translated from the coding sequence ATGGTGGACAATCTCGCCGTGGTGGCCCACGCCGCCGACGATCTGCGGATCGAAGACATCGGTGCTCCCGCGCCCCGCTCCGACGAGGCGGTCGTCGACGTCGCCTACGGGGGCATCTGCGGCTCCGACCTGCACTACTTCCGGCACGGTGCAGCCGGGGCCTCCGTGCTGCGCGAGCCGATGGTCCTGGGGCACGAGGTCGCGGGCGTCGTGGCCGTCGCGGCGGCGGACGGGTCGGGTCCCGTCGTCGGAACGGCTGTCGCCGTGCATCCCCTCACCGCGCACGGCGACGGACGCACGCCCTGGCCGTCGGATCAGCCGAATCTCGCCCCGGCTTCGACGTACCTCGGCTCGGCGATGCACCTGCCGCACACGCAGGGAGCGTTCGCACGCCGGGTCGCGATGCCCACGCGCATGCTGCACCCCCTGCCCGCCGGAATCGATCTGAGAACCGCCGCGCTGGCCGAGCCCGCAGCCGTCGCCTGGCACGCCCTGCAGCGCGCCGGCGATGTGCGCGGGCGTCGTGTCGTGGTCATCGGCGCAGGGCCCATCGGTCAGCTGGTCGCCGCGGTCGCCCAGCGCGGCGGGGCGGCGTCCGTCACCGTCACCGACCTGCAGCAGCGTCCGCGCGAGATCGCCGAGGCGCGCGGCATCCGGTCGCTCGATGCGAGGGCCGAGGCGGAGATCGCCGAGCTCCACGCCGATGTCGTGGTCGAGTCCAGCGGCACCGTGCCCGGTCTCTCGGCCGCGGTCTCGGCGGCGATCCGTGGCGGAACCGTCGTGCTGCTCGGCCTGCAACGCGGGGGAGACGTTCCGGCACCCCTGGCCACGGCGATCACCCGTGAACTGACGCTCCGCGGCTCGTTCCGCTTCGGTGACGAGTTCGACGACGTCATCGCCGCCCTCGCCGACGGCAGCCTCGACGTGCGCGGTATCATCAGCGAGGTGCTGCCGGTGGAGGATGCTCACGATGCCTTCGCGCTGGCGGCCGATCCCGCGAGCTCCTGCAAGGTGCTCATCGACTTCGGCCTGGAGATATGA
- a CDS encoding SDR family NAD(P)-dependent oxidoreductase: protein MSAVPAGLTLFDLSGRTALVTGSSQGIGRTLAEGLAGAGATVVVHGRDAAKAAAVAAEITQGTGAVAHSVVFDVTDAAAVDAGMREVEQLIGTPDILVNNAGVQRRAPIAEFADEDWDALVQTNLSSVFHLSRRVAAGMIARGSGKIIQIGSVQSQLARPSIAAYSATKGAIVMFTKGLCADLAPHGIQANAIAPGYFATALTQPLVDDEEFSAWVRGRTPAGRWGDTRDLVGALLFLAGGASDFVNGQTLFVDGGMTAVV from the coding sequence GTGAGCGCCGTGCCTGCGGGCCTCACCCTCTTCGACCTCAGCGGCCGCACGGCGCTCGTGACCGGATCGAGCCAGGGCATCGGCCGGACCCTCGCGGAGGGACTCGCCGGAGCGGGTGCGACCGTCGTGGTCCACGGACGCGATGCCGCGAAGGCCGCGGCGGTCGCGGCCGAGATCACGCAGGGCACGGGGGCCGTGGCCCACAGCGTCGTCTTCGACGTGACCGACGCCGCGGCGGTGGATGCCGGGATGCGCGAGGTCGAGCAGCTCATCGGCACGCCGGACATCCTCGTGAACAACGCGGGTGTCCAGCGCCGGGCGCCGATCGCGGAGTTCGCGGACGAGGACTGGGATGCGCTCGTGCAGACCAACCTCTCCAGCGTCTTCCACCTGTCGCGCCGTGTCGCCGCCGGCATGATCGCCCGCGGCTCGGGGAAGATCATCCAGATCGGCAGCGTGCAGTCGCAGCTCGCGCGCCCCTCGATCGCCGCGTACTCGGCGACCAAGGGCGCGATCGTGATGTTCACGAAGGGGCTCTGCGCCGATCTCGCCCCGCACGGCATCCAGGCCAACGCCATCGCTCCCGGTTACTTCGCGACCGCTCTCACGCAGCCGCTCGTCGATGATGAGGAGTTCTCGGCATGGGTCCGCGGACGCACTCCGGCCGGACGCTGGGGCGACACCCGAGACCTCGTCGGCGCTCTGCTCTTCCTCGCCGGCGGGGCGAGCGACTTCGTCAACGGCCAGACGCTCTTCGTCGACGGCGGCATGACGGCGGTCGTCTGA
- a CDS encoding SRPBCC family protein encodes MTPESPLRRRRGDEALYVEVLIRAPLEEVWRLTQDPASHVRWDARFSDIVPQRTRSDGAREFRYELDLGVHTIRGTGVSLATREGPAGERTSALLFDTEDALSPLGAGRGYWRYIPTPEGVRFLTGYDYVPGWGWLGRLCDPFLIRPFVWWLTARSFDRLRMWAEEGTSPEQASGWRSLRRGYRPRARNCRSRPARRTGRTIMDDAPRSLEEIA; translated from the coding sequence ATGACGCCCGAATCCCCTCTCCGCCGCAGACGAGGGGACGAAGCCCTCTACGTCGAGGTCCTCATCCGCGCGCCGCTGGAGGAGGTCTGGCGGCTGACGCAGGATCCCGCCTCTCACGTGCGCTGGGATGCGCGATTCAGCGACATCGTTCCGCAGCGCACGCGATCGGACGGCGCACGGGAGTTCCGATACGAGCTCGACCTCGGGGTGCACACGATCCGCGGCACGGGAGTCTCCCTCGCCACCCGCGAGGGACCTGCGGGCGAGCGGACCTCGGCGCTGCTGTTCGACACGGAGGACGCCCTGTCGCCGCTGGGTGCCGGCCGCGGATACTGGCGATACATCCCGACGCCGGAGGGCGTGCGATTCCTGACCGGCTACGACTACGTCCCGGGATGGGGATGGCTCGGGCGCCTGTGCGACCCGTTCCTCATCCGCCCGTTCGTGTGGTGGCTGACCGCGCGGAGTTTCGACCGCCTGCGGATGTGGGCGGAAGAGGGGACCTCCCCGGAGCAAGCCAGCGGATGGCGGTCGCTGCGCCGCGGATATCGGCCCCGTGCGCGGAACTGTCGATCGCGACCTGCCCGCCGCACCGGGCGCACGATCATGGACGACGCACCGAGATCGCTCGAGGAGATCGCATGA
- a CDS encoding DUF4166 domain-containing protein yields MTARGAVFLAALGDDAERLHPEILAQMRVEAESDSAAGVFSVAGSRFGRLTALGYPVVGPGLLVTRFARDVPFRIDTVAGRSRSGRATLAARREFRFPGAIQHISDRLTVTERPGILHNVLGVRGRVEMLEECAVTSEGALRMRSRAVALRVGRHRITLRGILRLDVDLVDGWDDAEQRRTIAMRATNPVLGTVLEYRGWYRHAEHTDRDAGAAPGSGQYE; encoded by the coding sequence ATGACGGCCAGGGGCGCCGTCTTCCTCGCCGCGCTCGGCGACGACGCGGAGCGGTTGCACCCGGAGATCCTCGCGCAGATGCGGGTGGAGGCCGAGAGCGACAGCGCGGCCGGCGTGTTCTCGGTCGCCGGCAGCCGGTTCGGGCGGCTGACCGCTCTGGGGTACCCGGTGGTGGGACCCGGACTGCTCGTCACGCGTTTCGCCCGCGATGTCCCGTTCCGGATCGACACGGTGGCCGGCCGATCGCGATCGGGCCGGGCGACCCTCGCCGCCCGGCGGGAGTTCCGGTTTCCCGGGGCGATCCAGCACATCTCCGATCGCCTCACGGTGACCGAGCGCCCCGGGATCCTCCACAACGTACTGGGCGTTCGCGGGCGCGTTGAGATGCTCGAGGAGTGCGCCGTCACGTCGGAGGGCGCCCTGCGGATGCGCTCCCGCGCGGTGGCCCTGCGGGTCGGCAGACACCGGATCACACTTCGCGGCATCCTGCGCCTCGATGTCGACCTCGTCGACGGCTGGGACGACGCCGAGCAGCGTCGCACCATCGCGATGCGCGCCACGAACCCCGTGCTCGGAACAGTCCTCGAGTACCGCGGTTGGTACCGCCACGCGGAGCACACCGACCGCGACGCCGGGGCCGCCCCCGGATCGGGTCAGTACGAGTAG